One Anas acuta chromosome 32, bAnaAcu1.1, whole genome shotgun sequence DNA segment encodes these proteins:
- the LOC137846389 gene encoding adhesion G protein-coupled receptor E3-like isoform X1, with protein MGSPHLAACLRALCCLLSLLHAAAGTMLTLQCDNQSCSASSCCLGLPTARSGQLGGEPWVCGCPPGLIRTIQDSSVVCDCPPGLIRTIQDSSVVCECPPGLIRSTQNSSVCECPPGLVCSIKNSSAVCGCPPKMICTIQDSSIVCQEACDVTNLEPVKKLCEGKKGFPLCTKLLNSTKGPKETCANTTEETLQEVLSELQSVVRNQQDTQHGANLTALLIQSTEAIVLQAAHGGIQELNTTFMQAETKLVDDACPIGVNNLELKVEKEELNIRCTILPKDTVAVAFIVYKNLEDVLNNVTEMPPGVLISRVVGGTVGNDKKTTFSSDFFITLQHNESLQEGMEAVCVSWKPDDSKGQWTPEGCRRTGGDNRSSICACNHFSSFAIIMAIREGNESHALRVVSRVGLSVSLLCLFLTIVTFVLCRSLWSVSISLHLQLSICLFIADLLFLVAEPLTSNKPLCKIIAGCLHYFFLASFSWMLLEGLHLFLTVRNLRVLNYLSATRFKRRYIYPVGYGLPAIVVAASAATRPDGYGTEKHCWLNTTRGFIWSFIGPVCVIILINLIFFLITLWTLRKRLASLNADVTAIKNTRLMTFKALAHVCILGCTWGLGLLQAQGGEVVAFIFTIVNSLQGAFIFLVHCVLNRQVTEQYRRWFRVLGQSWKPQETPTTEMRITYVTEGERSQSHSAEGCTWEK; from the exons ATGGGGTCCCCCCACCTCGCCGCCTGCCTCCGGG cactgtgctgcctcctgagcctcctccacgCCGCTGCCGGCACAATGCTCACCC TGCAGTGTGACAACCAGTCCTGCTccgccagcagctgctgcctggggctccCTACGGCGAGGagtgggcagctggggggggagcCCTGGGTCTGCGGGTGCCCCCCCGGCTTGATCCGCACCATCCAAGATTCCTCCGTCGTCTGTGATTGCCCCCCCGGCTTGATCCGCACCATCCAAGATTCCTCCGTCGTCTGTGAGTGCCCCCCCGGCTTGATCCGCTCCACCCAAAACTCCTCCGTCTGTGAGTGCCCCCCCGGCTTGGTCTGCTCCATCAAAAACTCCTCCGCCGTCTGCGGGTGCCCCCCCAAAATGATCTGCACCATCCAAGATTCCTCCATCGTCTGCCAAG AGGCCTGCGACGTCACCAACCTGGAGCCGGTCAAGAAACTCTGCGAGGGGAAGAag ggcttcCCTCTTTGCACCAAGCTGCTGAACAGCACCAAGGGCCCGAAGGAAACCTGCGCCAACACCACGGAGGAAACGCTGCAG gAGGTGCTGAGCGAGCTGCAGAGCGTGGTGAGGAACCAGCAGGACACCCAGCACGGAGCCAACTTGACCGCGCTGCTGATTCAGAGCACCGAAGCCATCGTGCTGCAGGCCGCCCACGGCGGCATTCAGGAGCTGAACACCACCTTCATGC aGGCCGAGACAAAGCTGGTGGATGATGCCTGCCCCATTGGGGTGAATAATCTGGAGCTGAAGGTGGAGAAGGAGGAGCTGAACATCAGATGCACCATATTGCCAAAAG ACACGGTTGCGGTGGCCTTCATCGTCTACAAGAATTTGGAGGACGTGCTGAATAACGTCACGGAGATGCCCCCGGGGGTTCTCATCTCCCGCGTAGTTGGCGGCACCGTGGGGAACGACAAAAAAACCACCTTCTCCAGCGACTTCTTTATCACCCTGCAGCACAACGAG TCGCTGCAGGAAGGCATGGAGGCGGTCTGCGTGTCCTGGAAGCCGGATGACTCCAAGGGGCAGTGGACACCGGAGGGCTGCCGTCGCACCGGTGGGGACAACCGGAGCTCCATCTGCGCCTGCAACCACTTCTCCAGCTTCGCCATCATCATGGCCATCCGAGAA GGGAACGAGAGCCACGCGCTGCGGGTGGTGAGCCGCGTGGGGCTGTCGGTGTCgctgctctgcctcttcctcacCATCGTCACCTTCGTCCTGTGCCGCTCGCTCTGGAGCGTCAGCATCTCCCTCCACCTGCAGCTCAGCATCTGCCTCTTCATCGCTGACCTCCTCTTCCTCGTGGCCGAGCCCCTCACCAGCAACAAG CCGCTGTGCAAGATCATCGCCGGCTGCCTCCACTACTTCTTCCTCGCCTCCTTCTCCTGGATGCTCCTGGAGGGTTTGCACCTCTTCCTCACCGTCAGGAACCTGCGCGTCCTCAACTACCTCAGCGCCACCCGCTTCAAGCGCAGATACATCTACCCCGTGGGCTACGGCCTCCCGGCCATCGTGGTGGCCGCCTCCGCCGCCACGCGCCCCGACGGCTACGGCACCGAGAAGCA CTGCTGGCTGAACACGACGAGAGGCTTCATTTGGAGTTTCATCGGCCCCGTCTGCGTCATCATCCTG ATTAATCTGATCTTTTTTCTCATCACCCTCTGGACGCTGCGGAAGCGACTCGCCTCCCTCAACGCCGACGTCACGGCCATAAAAAACACCCG GCTGATGACGTTCAAGGCGCTGGCGCACgtctgcatcctgggctgcacgtGGGGGCTgggcctgctgcaggcacagggggGGGAGGTGGTGGCCTTCATCTTCACCATCGTCAACAGCCTGCAGGGAGCCTTCATCTTCCTCGTGCACTGCGTCCTCAACCGGCag GTGACGGAGCAGTACCGCCGCTGGTTTCGGGTGCTGGGGCAGTCGTGGAAGCCCCAGGAGACGCCCACCACCGAGATGCGGATCACCTACGTCACG GAAGGGGAAAGATCGCAGAGCCACAGCGCCGAGGGCTGCACGTGGGAGAAGTGA
- the LOC137846389 gene encoding adhesion G protein-coupled receptor E3-like isoform X2: protein MGSPHLAACLRALCCLLSLLHAAAGTMLTLQCDNQSCSASSCCLGLPTARSGQLGGEPWVCGCPPGLIRTIQDSSVVCDCPPGLIRTIQDSSVVCECPPGLIRSTQNSSVCECPPGLVCSIKNSSAVCGCPPKMICTIQDSSIVCQEACDVTNLEPVKKLCEGKKGFPLCTKLLNSTKGPKETCANTTEETLQEVLSELQSVVRNQQDTQHGANLTALLIQSTEAIVLQAAHGGIQELNTTFMQAETKLVDDACPIGVNNLELKVEKEELNIRCTILPKDTVAVAFIVYKNLEDVLNNVTEMPPGVLISRVVGGTVGNDKKTTFSSDFFITLQHNESLQEGMEAVCVSWKPDDSKGQWTPEGCRRTGGDNRSSICACNHFSSFAIIMAIREGNESHALRVLSICLFIADLLFLVAEPLTSNKPLCKIIAGCLHYFFLASFSWMLLEGLHLFLTVRNLRVLNYLSATRFKRRYIYPVGYGLPAIVVAASAATRPDGYGTEKHCWLNTTRGFIWSFIGPVCVIILINLIFFLITLWTLRKRLASLNADVTAIKNTRLMTFKALAHVCILGCTWGLGLLQAQGGEVVAFIFTIVNSLQGAFIFLVHCVLNRQVTEQYRRWFRVLGQSWKPQETPTTEMRITYVTEGERSQSHSAEGCTWEK, encoded by the exons ATGGGGTCCCCCCACCTCGCCGCCTGCCTCCGGG cactgtgctgcctcctgagcctcctccacgCCGCTGCCGGCACAATGCTCACCC TGCAGTGTGACAACCAGTCCTGCTccgccagcagctgctgcctggggctccCTACGGCGAGGagtgggcagctggggggggagcCCTGGGTCTGCGGGTGCCCCCCCGGCTTGATCCGCACCATCCAAGATTCCTCCGTCGTCTGTGATTGCCCCCCCGGCTTGATCCGCACCATCCAAGATTCCTCCGTCGTCTGTGAGTGCCCCCCCGGCTTGATCCGCTCCACCCAAAACTCCTCCGTCTGTGAGTGCCCCCCCGGCTTGGTCTGCTCCATCAAAAACTCCTCCGCCGTCTGCGGGTGCCCCCCCAAAATGATCTGCACCATCCAAGATTCCTCCATCGTCTGCCAAG AGGCCTGCGACGTCACCAACCTGGAGCCGGTCAAGAAACTCTGCGAGGGGAAGAag ggcttcCCTCTTTGCACCAAGCTGCTGAACAGCACCAAGGGCCCGAAGGAAACCTGCGCCAACACCACGGAGGAAACGCTGCAG gAGGTGCTGAGCGAGCTGCAGAGCGTGGTGAGGAACCAGCAGGACACCCAGCACGGAGCCAACTTGACCGCGCTGCTGATTCAGAGCACCGAAGCCATCGTGCTGCAGGCCGCCCACGGCGGCATTCAGGAGCTGAACACCACCTTCATGC aGGCCGAGACAAAGCTGGTGGATGATGCCTGCCCCATTGGGGTGAATAATCTGGAGCTGAAGGTGGAGAAGGAGGAGCTGAACATCAGATGCACCATATTGCCAAAAG ACACGGTTGCGGTGGCCTTCATCGTCTACAAGAATTTGGAGGACGTGCTGAATAACGTCACGGAGATGCCCCCGGGGGTTCTCATCTCCCGCGTAGTTGGCGGCACCGTGGGGAACGACAAAAAAACCACCTTCTCCAGCGACTTCTTTATCACCCTGCAGCACAACGAG TCGCTGCAGGAAGGCATGGAGGCGGTCTGCGTGTCCTGGAAGCCGGATGACTCCAAGGGGCAGTGGACACCGGAGGGCTGCCGTCGCACCGGTGGGGACAACCGGAGCTCCATCTGCGCCTGCAACCACTTCTCCAGCTTCGCCATCATCATGGCCATCCGAGAA GGGAACGAGAGCCACGCGCTGCGGGTG CTCAGCATCTGCCTCTTCATCGCTGACCTCCTCTTCCTCGTGGCCGAGCCCCTCACCAGCAACAAG CCGCTGTGCAAGATCATCGCCGGCTGCCTCCACTACTTCTTCCTCGCCTCCTTCTCCTGGATGCTCCTGGAGGGTTTGCACCTCTTCCTCACCGTCAGGAACCTGCGCGTCCTCAACTACCTCAGCGCCACCCGCTTCAAGCGCAGATACATCTACCCCGTGGGCTACGGCCTCCCGGCCATCGTGGTGGCCGCCTCCGCCGCCACGCGCCCCGACGGCTACGGCACCGAGAAGCA CTGCTGGCTGAACACGACGAGAGGCTTCATTTGGAGTTTCATCGGCCCCGTCTGCGTCATCATCCTG ATTAATCTGATCTTTTTTCTCATCACCCTCTGGACGCTGCGGAAGCGACTCGCCTCCCTCAACGCCGACGTCACGGCCATAAAAAACACCCG GCTGATGACGTTCAAGGCGCTGGCGCACgtctgcatcctgggctgcacgtGGGGGCTgggcctgctgcaggcacagggggGGGAGGTGGTGGCCTTCATCTTCACCATCGTCAACAGCCTGCAGGGAGCCTTCATCTTCCTCGTGCACTGCGTCCTCAACCGGCag GTGACGGAGCAGTACCGCCGCTGGTTTCGGGTGCTGGGGCAGTCGTGGAAGCCCCAGGAGACGCCCACCACCGAGATGCGGATCACCTACGTCACG GAAGGGGAAAGATCGCAGAGCCACAGCGCCGAGGGCTGCACGTGGGAGAAGTGA
- the LOC137846390 gene encoding CD209 antigen-like protein C codes for MAQQETYGNWLGPPPLPAKRLVRQAGIYSVAGKMTPPGDFRPASPDSFADEDDYDDVSVSESERKPPASDEDLRSQRSKGGTGVYILAGKPASPNPSRTADPEAGRGPRQTSVAVLYVLMALSFVAWALLLTLVLVKQVEITTELELLKSNQSETQVNMLQEMSEARQEQMRVRSGMRRYYKELQDVAALICHNLPNKQCLAGWKIFEGSCYYFSTEVMSWSAAKETCIDQDAHLVIIETDLEQEFLKDNVNSSNVYWMGVTYKPEEGDWFWMNGKPLSVSYWDTWSQNSNSSNRDKDSCGTMRPSGIWFNEHCSRSNHWICEKSWTC; via the exons ATGGCCCAGCAAGAGACCTACGGCAACTGGCTGGGCCCCCCGCCGCTCCCTGCCAAGCGGCTGGTGAGACAAGCAG GAATTTACTCCGTTGCTGGGAAGATGACACCCCCGGGTGACTTCAGGCCGG CATCCCCAGACAGCTTTGCCGATGAGGATGACTACGATGACGTGTCTGTGTCGGAGTCGGAGCGCAAGCCACCAGCATCCGATGAAGATCTGCGGAGCCAGAGGAGCAAAGGAGGCACAG GGGTTTACATCCTGGCGGGGAAACCGGCGTCTCCAAATCCTTCCCGGACAG CCGACCCGGAGGCTGGCCGGGGCCCCAGGCAGACGTCGGTGGCCGTCCTCTACGTCTTGATGGCTCTGAGCTTCGTCGCGTGGGCGCTGCTCCTCACGCTGGTCTTGGTGAAAC AAGTGGAAATCACGACGGAGTTGGAGCTCTTGAAGTCGAACCAGTCCGAGACCCAAGTTAACA tgctgcaggagaTGTCGGAGGCACGGCAGGAGCAGATGAGGGTGCGGAGCGGGATGCGCAGGTACTACAAGGAGCTGCAGGACGTCGCAG CGCTGATCTGCCATAACCTCCCGAACAAACAGTGCTTGGCTGGCTGGAAGATCTTCGAGGGGAGCTGCTACTACTTCTCGACGGAGGTGATGAGCTGGTCGGCTGCGAAGGAGACCTGCATCGACCAAGATGCTCACCTGGTCATTATCGAAACGGATCTGGAGCAG GAGTTCCTGAAGGACAACGTGAACAGCAGCAACGTCTACTGGATGGGAGTGACGTATAAACCGGAGGAAGGCGACTGGTTCTGGATGAATGGCAAACCTTTAAGTGTGAG CTACTGGGACACTTGGAGCcagaacagcaacagcagcaacaggGACAAGGACAGCTGTGGCACCATGCGACCCAGCGGCATCTGGTTCAACGAGCACTGCTCCCGCTCCAACCACTGGATTTGTGAAAAGTCCTGGACATGCTGa
- the LOC137846391 gene encoding C-type lectin domain family 17, member A-like — protein sequence MAQNDGTESTGENWELTKDMLLEEEEQKKAPKGALSLLPSQRALVLLYLLLALGFVILVALVITNTQKVSAVQEALAQAQLQGERSHTTAWHNLSQVQHALDKQLSGELQVIQSQLLNVSQEMENVRWKMAQCKTECGKELSERIRALEGREAPEQALEQLEELRQEQSRVETLLSTALEGLRNLSEILCTRCPAGWLQFARTCYLFSTDAKPWMEAKDSCAGLGGQLAIVKSELENKFLANYIMETRVFWLGLSDMHKEGDWQWVDGRSLSLSFWGRGEPNNVGQHGEDCATVSSRGLWNDATCSGAEAWICERSC from the exons ATGGCACAGAACGATGGCACCGAGAGCACTGGTGAGAACTGGGAGCTCACCAAGGACATGCTGttggaggaagaagagcagaagaaagcacCCAAAGGAG CGCTGTCCCTCCTGCCCTCGCAGagagccctggtgctgctgtaCTTGCTGCTGGCCCTCGGCTTCGTGATCTTGGTGGCTCTTGTCATCACCAACACCCAGAAAG TGTCGGCGGTGCAGGAGGCGCTGGCCcaagcccagctgcagggcGAGAGGAGCCACACGACAGCCTGGCACAACCTCTCGCAGGTCCAGCACGCCCTCG ATAAGCAGCTCTCAGGCGAGCTCCAGGTGATTCAGAGCCAGCTTCTAAACG TGTCCCAAGAAATGGAGAACGTGCGGTGGAAGATGGCACAGTGCAAAACGGAGTGCGGGAAGGAGCTGTCAGAGCGCATCCGTGCCCTGG agggaagggaggcgCCGGAGCAGGcgctggagcagctggaggagctgcggCAGGAGCAGAGCCGCGTGGAGACGCTCCTCAGCACGGCGCTGGAGGGGCTGCGAAACCTCTCGG aaattCTCTGCACGAGGTGTCCCGCCGGCTGGCTGCAGTTTGCCAGGACCTGCTACCTTTTCTCCACTGACGCCAAACCCTGGATGGAGGCTAAAGACTCCTGCGCCGGGCTCGGCGGGCAGCTGGCCATCGTCAAGAGCGAGCTGGAAAAC aaatttctggCAAATTACATCATGGAGACGCGAGTGTTCTGGCTGGGCCTGAGCGACATGCACAAGGAAGGCGACTGGCAGTGGGTGGACGGCCGCTCCCTCTCTCTCTC gtTTTGGGGGAGAGGCGAGCCCAACAACGTGGGGCAGCACGGTGAGGACTGCGCCACCGTCTCCTCCCGCGGCCTCTGGAACGACGCCACCTGCAGCGGTGCCGAGGCCTGGATCTGCGAGCGCAGCTGCTAG
- the LOC137846393 gene encoding LOW QUALITY PROTEIN: EVI5-like protein (The sequence of the model RefSeq protein was modified relative to this genomic sequence to represent the inferred CDS: deleted 3 bases in 3 codons; substituted 1 base at 1 genomic stop codon), producing the protein MASPAVSPDSSSHEALSSVNSAPACSPTSDSENLSPDELELLAKLEEQNRLLEADSKSMRSMNGSRRNSGSSLVSSSSASSNLSHLEEDTWILWGRIVNEWDEWRKKKEKLLKELIRKGIPHHFRAIVWQLLCSATDMPVKNQYSELLKMSSPCEKLIRRDIARTYPEHEFFKGQDSLGQEVLFNVMKAYSLVDREVGYCQGSAFIVGLLLMQMPEEEAFCVFVRLMQEYRLRELFKPSMAELGLCIYQFEYMLQEQLPELNIHFRSQSFLTSMYASSWFLTLFLTTFPLPVATRVFDIFMYEGLEIVFRVGMALLQFNQAELVQLDMEGMSQYFQKVIPHQFDSCPDKLILRAFQVKYNPKKMKRXGRAGEEYAAIKNKEMEEQIEIKRLRTENRLLKQRIETLEKESAALADRLIQGQVTRAQEAEENYIIKRELAVVKQRCSSATENLQRAQSTIRQLQDQQGNPRFSEEFVTHLETELEQSRLRESETLGALKEMQDKVLDMEKRSSLLPDEDNVVRLQEELQALALREAEAVKSLTELQQQVKDLSDSWQAGRAGGRWKESPRRSNANALQDAVLAARLREAQAQAELRALRQRVLQLETQGQIQRTVLGRAEQTCAGLREQLRLAAAQSKGLQAQLSESPPQARRGQCKSKEEVMAVRLREADSMAALAEMRQRVAELEIQREEGMLQGQLNHSDAAQYIRQLKDHIDELKAEIRLLRGPLAFGAVGLCRRLGDEDSLGSSDEELPPPFALPRGDLGDLGGHGGQQRQRRRGGPPRHPELRREPRGPAGDTAGGASGTPQAPPTLGDKEGTKRGTASPGAPRGRAGTPRGPTAPRGHPGDTHGPYGTQGTQRDTWGHRGHPGDMGGGTWGHPQHPGDSWGHPGDTEDPPAWP; encoded by the exons ATGGCCTCGCCGGCCGTCAGCCCCGACTCGTCGTCGCACGAAGCCCTCTCCTCCGTCAACTCGGCCCCGGCCTGCTCGCCCACCTCCGACTCGGAGAACCTCAGCCCCGacgagctggagctgctggccaAGCTGGAGGAGCAGAACCG gctgctggaggcCGACTCCAAGTCGATGCGCTCCATGAACGGCTCGCGAAGGAACAGCGGCTCCTCCTTGGTCTCCAGCTCCTCGGCCTCCTCCAACCTCAGCCACCTGGAGGAGGACACCTGGATCCTCTGGGGCCGCATCGTCAACGAGTGGGACGAGTGGcggaagaagaaggagaagctgCTCAAG GAGCTCATCCGCAAAGGGATCCCCCACCACTTCCGCGCCATCgtctggcagctgctgtgcagtgccACCGACATGCCCGTCAAAAACCAGTACTCGGAGCTGCTCAAGATGTCCTCGCCCTGCGAGAAGCTGATCCGCCGCGACATCGCCCGCACCTACCCCGAGCACGAGTTCTTCAAGGGCCAGGACAGCCTGGGCCAGGAGGTGCTCTTCAACGTCATGAAG GCTTATTCGCTGGTGGACCGGGAGGTCGGATACTGCCAAGGCAGCGCCTTCATCGTGGGACTGCTGCTCATGCAG ATGCCCGAGGAGGAGGCCTTCTGCGTGTTCGTCAGGCTGATGCAGGAGTACCGCCTGCGGGAGCTCTTCAAACCCAGCATGGCCGAGCTGGGGCTCTGCATCTACCAGTTCGAGTACATGCTGCAG GAGCAGCTGCCGGAGCTGAACATCCACTTTCGGTCGCAGAGCTTCCTCACCTCCATGTACGCCTCGTCCTGGTTCCTCACCCTCTTCCTCACCACCTTCCCCCTGCCCGTGGCCACGCGCGTCTTCGACATCTTCATGTACGAG GGGCTGGAGATCGTCTTCCGCGTGGGGATGGCTCTGCTGCAGTTCAACCAGGCCGAGCTCGTCCAGCTGGACATGGAGGGCATGTCCCAG TACTTCCAGAAGGTGATCCCACACCAGTTCGACAGCTGCCCCGACAAGCTCATCCTCAGGGCCTTCCAGGTCAAGTACAACCCCAAGAAGATGAAGAGGTGAGGACGG GCTGGAGAAGAGTACGCTGCCATCAAGAACAAGGAGATGGAGGAGCAAATCGAGATCAAG CGCCTCCGCACCGAGAACCGCCTGCTGAAGCAGCGCATCGAAACCCTGGAGAAG GAGAGCGCGGCTCTCGCCGACAGGCTCATCCAG GGCCAGGTGACGCGGGCGCAGGAGGCGGAGGAGAACTACATCATCAAGCGGGAGCTGGCGGTGGTGAAGCAGCGCTGCTCCTCCGCCACCGAGAACCTGCAGCGCGCCCAGAGCACCATCCGCCAGCTGCAGGACCAGCAG GGGAACCCGCGGTTCAGCGAGGAGTTTGTCACCCACCTGGAGACGGAGCTGGAGCAGTCGCGGCTGCGGGAGAGCGAGACGCTCGGCGCCCTGAAGGAGATGCAGGACAAAGTGCTCGACATGGagaag aGGAGCAGCCTCCTGCCGGACGAGGACAACGTGgtgaggctgcaggaggagctgcaggcgCTGGCGCTGCGCGAGGCCGAGGCCGTCAAGTCCCTGacggagctgcagcagcaggtgaaGGACCTCAGTGACAGCTGGCAG GCGGGCCGTGCGGGGGGGCGCTGGAAGGAGTCCCCGCGGCGCAGCAACGCCAACGCGCTGCAGGACGCGGTGCTGGCCGCACGCCTGCGCGAGGCACAGGCCCAGGCTGAGCTGCGGGCGCTGCGGCAgcgggtgctgcagctggagacaCAG GGCCAGATCCAGCGCACGGTGCTGGGCCGCGCCGAGCAGACGTGCGCGGGGCTGCGGGAGCAGCTGCGGCTGGCGGCCGCGCAGAGCAAGGGGCTGCAGGCGCAGCTCAGT GAGAGCCCACCGCAAGCACGCCGAGGCCAGTGCAAG AGCAAGGAGGAGGTGATGGCCGTGCGGCTGCGC GAGGCCGACAGCATGGCCGCCCTGGCTGAGATGCGGCAGCGCGTGGCCGAGCTGGAGATCCAG agggaggaggggatgCTCCAGGGGCAGCTCAACCACTCGGACGCGGCGCAGTACATCCGGCAGCTCAAGGACCACATCGACGAGCTCAAGGCCGAG aTCCGGCTGCTGCGGGGCCCGCTGGCGTTCGGGGCGGTG GGGCTGTGCCGGCGGCTGGGGGACGAGGACTCGCTGGGCTCCTCGGACgaggagctgcccccccccttcGCGCTGCCCCGCGGGGACCTCGGGGACCTcgggggacatgggggacagCAGCGACAGCGACGCCGAGggggccccccccggcaccctgAGCTGCGCCGGGAACCTCGGGGACCCGCTGGGGACACTGCGGGGGGGGCTTCGGGGACACCGCAGGCGCCCCCGACCCTTGGGGACAAAGAGGGGACAAAGAGGGGGAccgccagccccggggcacCCAGGGGACGTGCGGGGACACCCCGGGGacccacagcacccaggggaCACCCCGGGGACACCCACGGGCCCTATGGCACCCAGGGGACACAGAGGGACACTTGGGGACATcgggggcacccaggggacatgggggggggcacTTGGGGAcacccacagcacccaggggactcttggggacacccaggggacacCGAGGACCCCCCGGCATGGCCCTGA
- the LOC137846456 gene encoding LOW QUALITY PROTEIN: ELAV-like protein 3 (The sequence of the model RefSeq protein was modified relative to this genomic sequence to represent the inferred CDS: deleted 3 bases in 2 codons) produces MVTILSTVEAQAPGAAGPSGCGPVPVALPAAAAAVPNGGGPGGPPAADDSKTNLIVNYLPQSMSQDELRSLFGSLGDIESCKLVRDKVTGQSLGYGFVNYVEAGDADKAISTLNGLKLQTKTIKVSYARPSSASIRDANLYVSGLPRAVGQRELEQLFGRFGRIITSRILLDQGTGVSRGVGFIRFDKRAEAEEAVRGLHGQKPLGGSEPLTVKFATSPGHKLGAGGALLGLCPGARRYSALHHPPQRFRLDNLLNVAYSVKRFSPLAIEAVPGFSGGVGGLSPPVPPPPSCGGGGGGGWCIFVYNLAPEADESVLWQLFGPFGAVTAVRVVRDPATAKGRGFGFVTMPAYQEAAVAIASLNGYRLGERVLQVSFKTSKQQHKA; encoded by the exons ATGGTGACG ATCCTGAGCACGGTGGAGGCGCAGGCTCCGGGCGCGGCG GGGCCGTCGGGCTGCGGTCCCGTTCCCGTGGCCttgccggcggcggcggcggcggtgcccaacggggggggtcccgggggccCCCCCGCAGCCGACGACAGCAAAACCAACCTGATCGTCAACTACCTGCCCCAGAGCATGAGCCAGGACGAGCTGCGCAGCCTCTTCGGCAGCCTCGGGGACATCGAGTCCTGCAAGCTCGTCCGCGACAAGGTCACCG GGCAGAGCCTGGGGTACGGCTTTGTCAACTACGTGGAGGCCGGCGACGCCGACAAGGCCATCAGCACCCTGAACGGCCTCAAGCTGCAGACCAAGACCATCAAG GTGTCCTACGCGCGGCCCAGCTCGGCCTCGATCCGCGACGCCAACCTGTACGTGAGCGGCCTGCCCCGCGCCGtggggcagagggagctggagcagctcttcGGGCGCTTCGGCCGCATCATCACCTCCCGAATCCTCCTGGACCAGGGCACCG GTGTCTCGCGGGGGGTGGGCTTCATCCGCTTCGACAAGCGGGCGGAGGCGGAGGAGGCCGTGCGGGGGCTGCACGGGCAGAAGCCCCTGGGGGGCTCCGAGCCCCTGACGGTGAAGTTCGCCACCAGCCCCGGCCACAAgctgggg gcggggggggccctGCTCGGCCTCTGCCCCGGCGCCCGCCGCTACAGCGCCCTGCATCACCCCCCCCAGCGCTTCCG GCTTGACAACTTGCTGAACGTCGCCTACAGCGTGAAGAG gtTCTCCCCGCTGGCCATCGAGGCGGTGCCGGGCTTTTCGGGGGGGGTGGGCGGCCTgtccccccccgtgccccccccccccagctgcgggggcggcggggggggcgggtGGTGCATCTTCGTCTACAACCTGGCCCCCGAGGCGGACGAGAGCGTCCTGTGGCAGCTCTTCGGGCCCTTCGGCGCCGTCACGGCCGTGCGCGTGGTGCGGGACCCGGCCACCGCCAAGGGCCGCGGCTTCGGCTTCGTCACCATGCCGGCCTACCAGGAGGCCGCCGTGGCCATCGCCAGCCTCAACGGCTACCGGCTGGGCGAGCGCGTGCTGCAGGTCTCCTTCAAgaccagcaagcagcagcacaaggcCTGA